The following coding sequences are from one Panicum hallii strain FIL2 chromosome 5, PHallii_v3.1, whole genome shotgun sequence window:
- the LOC112894623 gene encoding uncharacterized protein LOC112894623, whose translation MSVGSKSLPARRADEGGENGDGAAVRDDEGGGGGSGGNRKQQKAARYGRCFSGLELSIGPAPLKDMDAGRLKDQIRRWAKAVVAFARQISFGSPRSVTTSSGGNTPRSATFPAAVSRSSRLGGAKNDEPPPDMRA comes from the coding sequence ATGTCGGTGGGCAGCAAGTCGCTGCCGGCGCGCCGCGCCGACGAGGGAGGAGAGAACGGCGACGGCGCCGCAGTGAGGGACGAcgaggggggcggcggcggtagcGGGGGGAACAGGAAGCAGCAGAAGGCAGCCCGGTACGGCCGCTGCTTCTCGGGGCTGGAGCTCAGCATCGGGCCGGCGCCGTTGAAGGACATGGACGCTGGGAGGCTCAAGGACCAGATCAGGAGGTGGGCCAAGGCCGTCGTGGCCTTTGCGCGCCAGATCAGCTTCGGCTCGCCGAGGTCCGTGACCACGTCCAGCGGAGGCAACACGCCGCGGTCGGCCACGTTCCCGGCGGCGGTGTCCAGGTCCAGCCGCCTCGGTGGCGCCAAGAACGACGAGCCTCCGCCCGACATGAGAGCTTGA